The following are from one region of the Phormidium sp. PBR-2020 genome:
- a CDS encoding 1-acyl-sn-glycerol-3-phosphate acyltransferase, with product MSSPVRSTSVSSQVSPWLTAILYPLARYLVLPLYFRRVHIQGQENLPQSGAIILAPTHRSRWDPILVAHSAGYPVSGKHPHFMTSANETEGLQGVIVRRVGAFPVDLSRAGIGSLRHGLELLLKQQMLVIFPEGNVFFIQRNREKTQPDPEQVYPMKPGLGRLAVQAARSDRPSELDSEKSGLHIVPISLRYSSGTPKFRCEVSILIGEAIAVAPYLDEGSSKQAAKSLTAQVKSALVQLHQRPSQ from the coding sequence ATGTCTTCTCCGGTTCGCTCCACCTCCGTCTCCTCCCAAGTCTCCCCCTGGCTAACAGCCATTCTCTATCCCCTCGCTCGCTATCTCGTCCTTCCCCTCTACTTCCGTCGCGTCCACATCCAAGGCCAAGAGAACCTACCCCAGTCCGGGGCCATCATCCTCGCCCCCACCCATCGCTCTCGCTGGGACCCCATCCTCGTCGCCCACTCCGCCGGATACCCTGTCAGCGGCAAACATCCTCATTTCATGACCTCCGCCAATGAAACCGAGGGTTTGCAAGGGGTGATTGTGCGTCGAGTCGGGGCTTTTCCCGTTGACTTAAGTCGCGCCGGCATTGGCAGTTTGCGTCATGGCTTAGAATTACTGCTCAAGCAACAGATGCTCGTCATTTTCCCCGAGGGAAACGTCTTTTTCATCCAACGCAACCGAGAGAAAACCCAACCCGACCCCGAACAGGTGTATCCCATGAAACCCGGCTTAGGGCGCTTAGCCGTTCAAGCCGCCCGCAGCGATCGCCCCTCCGAGCTAGACTCTGAGAAGTCTGGACTGCATATTGTCCCCATCAGCCTGCGCTACAGTAGCGGAACCCCCAAATTCCGCTGTGAGGTCTCAATCCTCATCGGGGAGGCGATCGCCGTCGCCCCCTACCTTGACGAAGGCAGTTCCAAACAAGCCGCCAAATCCCTCACCGCCCAGGTCAAATCCGCCCTCGTTCAGCTTCACCAGCGCCCGAGCCAATAA
- a CDS encoding GH3 auxin-responsive promoter family protein: MANPTLLLISLITSFFRERFIQKTRNLEAVQEQFLLKLLRDYQNTAFGKDHGFSNINSVAEFREKMPILPYASYEPYIERIAQGEPNVLLPDPVVYITLTSGSTGKKKLIPTSRKSQTVLRRANLTSMGFVQQALQRRGLKFGKLLLTNSALMWGTTEGGINYGPASVGVMRMDERLYKILFANPFESLLPADSIARHYIAILFAVGDRSTRGMIANFPMLILRMCNYLERYGEEMIQDIEQGTLAPWLPLEPELRPTLESLLIPNPKRAAELRQVLQTEGRLTPKSVWPESFFVTAARGGTSDFYFRRFPEYFGDRPIFGAVFSSAEGTFSIYPDVDTDGSILSLETGFFEFIPEDQWHVEQPQTLLPREVNVGDRYRILLSSYGGFFRYDIGDVVEVVGFYNQAPLIVFKHRSGGMISSTTEKTTEDHATRVMDSLQAEFGVRFEDFCLTLSGDEFPARYLVNVELAPGENLSDPIAFLHRFDEQLAAENTHYQISRGSDIPPPRLRLLEPGSYDLLRQQQVERGIPDSQLKFPHLTEDREFLANLPLSQEVRLPDDRPLSTQEV; the protein is encoded by the coding sequence ATGGCCAATCCGACCCTACTTCTTATTAGCCTCATTACCAGCTTTTTTCGAGAACGATTCATTCAGAAAACTCGCAACCTAGAAGCCGTCCAAGAGCAGTTTTTACTAAAATTATTACGAGACTATCAAAACACAGCATTTGGCAAAGATCACGGATTTTCTAACATTAACTCCGTAGCAGAATTTCGGGAAAAAATGCCCATTCTGCCCTATGCCAGCTATGAACCCTACATCGAGCGAATCGCCCAAGGAGAACCCAACGTTCTCCTGCCCGATCCCGTCGTCTACATCACCCTAACCAGCGGGTCTACCGGCAAGAAAAAACTCATCCCCACCAGTCGCAAATCCCAAACCGTCTTACGTCGTGCGAACCTCACCAGCATGGGGTTTGTGCAACAGGCCCTGCAACGTCGCGGCCTCAAATTCGGTAAACTCCTCCTCACCAACTCCGCCCTCATGTGGGGAACCACCGAAGGGGGCATCAACTACGGCCCCGCCAGCGTCGGCGTGATGCGCATGGACGAGCGGCTGTATAAAATCCTCTTCGCCAATCCCTTTGAAAGCCTACTCCCCGCCGACAGTATCGCTCGCCATTACATCGCCATTCTCTTCGCCGTGGGCGATCGCAGCACCCGAGGCATGATTGCCAACTTCCCCATGTTGATTCTGCGGATGTGCAACTATCTCGAACGCTACGGCGAAGAGATGATCCAGGACATCGAACAGGGAACCCTCGCCCCCTGGCTGCCCCTAGAACCGGAGTTACGCCCCACCCTGGAGTCCCTCCTCATTCCTAACCCCAAACGGGCTGCCGAGCTGCGTCAGGTGCTGCAAACCGAAGGGCGACTCACCCCCAAAAGCGTCTGGCCCGAGTCCTTTTTCGTCACCGCTGCCCGTGGAGGAACCTCCGACTTTTACTTCCGCCGCTTTCCCGAATACTTCGGCGATCGCCCCATCTTTGGCGCGGTCTTTTCCTCCGCCGAAGGCACCTTTAGTATCTACCCCGACGTAGATACAGACGGCAGTATTCTCTCCCTAGAAACCGGATTTTTCGAGTTTATTCCCGAAGACCAATGGCACGTCGAGCAGCCACAAACCCTCCTCCCCCGCGAGGTCAACGTGGGCGATCGCTATCGCATTCTCCTTAGTAGCTATGGCGGCTTTTTCCGCTATGACATCGGTGATGTCGTCGAAGTGGTTGGCTTCTATAACCAAGCCCCTCTCATTGTCTTCAAACATCGAAGTGGGGGCATGATTTCCTCCACCACTGAAAAAACCACCGAAGACCATGCCACCCGCGTTATGGATAGCCTCCAAGCCGAGTTTGGCGTACGTTTCGAGGATTTCTGCCTCACCCTCTCAGGAGATGAATTTCCCGCCCGCTATCTCGTCAACGTCGAACTCGCCCCTGGAGAAAACTTAAGCGATCCCATCGCCTTCTTGCACCGGTTTGATGAACAGTTAGCCGCCGAAAATACCCACTATCAAATCTCACGGGGCAGTGACATTCCCCCACCCCGGTTACGGCTCTTAGAACCGGGGAGTTATGACCTGTTACGACAACAACAAGTTGAGCGAGGCATTCCCGACTCCCAGTTAAAATTCCCCCATCTCACAGAAGACCGAGAATTTCTCGCCAACCTCCCCCTCTCCCAAGAGGTGCGGTTGCCAGACGATCGCCCCCTCAGTACCCAGGAAGTCTAA